The following proteins come from a genomic window of Pseudomonas putida:
- a CDS encoding DUF3085 domain-containing protein, which produces MLRFTGTELHAVLAEAGINGCRVILVKDHGVYLMSEIGESKPDGNGRKRVAYATGCNPEVDEFDAWWNRARDEFGGDDFAEYFDIDDPVLASLRGTAGSLVIEATSTHLYIAAEVALTGKS; this is translated from the coding sequence ATGTTGCGCTTCACAGGAACTGAACTTCACGCTGTGTTGGCCGAAGCCGGCATCAATGGTTGCAGAGTGATACTGGTCAAGGATCACGGTGTCTACCTTATGTCCGAGATCGGCGAAAGCAAACCGGATGGCAACGGCCGTAAACGCGTGGCCTATGCCACTGGCTGCAACCCTGAGGTCGACGAATTTGATGCCTGGTGGAATCGAGCCCGCGATGAGTTCGGCGGCGATGATTTTGCCGAGTACTTCGACATTGACGATCCTGTTCTCGCAAGTCTTCGAGGAACAGCAGGATCGCTGGTGATTGAGGCCACCTCCACGCACTTGTACATCGCTGCCGAGGTTGCCCTAACTGGCAAATCCTGA
- a CDS encoding ArdC family protein, whose amino-acid sequence MSDIYLDVTNKIVNALNQGVIPWIKPWTTTGLQNDSPFPINAITRRPYAGINIPLLWAEARLRGYRQDLWLTYNQARKAGGHVRKGEQSTLAVLYKPMSKEAHDEEGQVVRDEQGNIKMVQFALLRTHCLFNIEQTEGLPNEEQPWDESIDSTAFIDHAPAEQLLIASGARIEHRYGDSACYLPIRDLIQLPTKAQFVDVGSYYATALHELTHWSGHHARLNREGITGGHAFGSAAYAFEELVAEMGAAFLCAFTGTQGELRHEEYLASWLKILKEDKRTIFRASGQAREASEYLLALQSDQASETTERLTA is encoded by the coding sequence ATGTCCGATATCTACCTGGACGTCACCAACAAGATTGTCAACGCCCTGAATCAGGGGGTGATCCCGTGGATCAAGCCCTGGACCACTACAGGCTTGCAGAATGACTCGCCTTTTCCCATCAACGCGATTACCCGACGTCCCTACGCCGGCATCAACATTCCACTGCTGTGGGCCGAAGCCCGCCTGCGTGGGTACCGCCAGGATCTCTGGCTCACCTACAACCAGGCGCGCAAGGCCGGCGGCCATGTGCGCAAGGGCGAGCAATCGACCCTTGCGGTGCTGTACAAACCCATGAGCAAGGAAGCGCACGACGAAGAGGGTCAGGTCGTCCGCGATGAGCAAGGTAATATCAAGATGGTGCAGTTCGCGCTGCTGCGGACGCATTGCCTGTTCAACATCGAGCAGACCGAGGGACTTCCCAACGAAGAACAGCCATGGGATGAGAGCATAGATTCGACAGCGTTCATCGATCATGCCCCCGCCGAGCAACTGCTGATCGCCAGCGGCGCACGCATCGAACACCGTTACGGCGATAGCGCATGCTATCTGCCGATTCGGGATCTCATCCAATTGCCCACCAAGGCCCAGTTCGTGGACGTCGGCAGCTACTACGCAACCGCGTTACACGAACTGACGCACTGGTCGGGTCACCACGCCCGCCTCAACCGGGAAGGCATCACGGGCGGGCATGCGTTCGGCTCTGCGGCGTACGCCTTCGAGGAGTTGGTCGCGGAGATGGGCGCAGCGTTTCTCTGCGCCTTCACCGGCACCCAGGGCGAGTTGCGCCACGAGGAGTATCTGGCGTCCTGGTTGAAAATCCTCAAGGAAGATAAACGCACCATTTTCCGCGCCAGCGGTCAGGCACGTGAGGCGTCCGAGTACCTGTTAGCGCTGCAGTCGGATCAGGCCAGCGAGACGACCGAACGGCTAACGGCGTGA
- a CDS encoding histone-like nucleoid-structuring protein, MvaT/MvaU family yields MSKLAEFKALEAQLAAQLQQLDAMKNDSGLKQEIEFEQKLKALLDQYGMSLRQVITILDPSRGVSVSAASASTGAQRKPREVKRYENPHSGEVVETKGGNHKILKQWKQEHGSDTVESWLQ; encoded by the coding sequence ATGTCCAAACTTGCCGAATTCAAAGCACTGGAAGCTCAACTGGCTGCTCAACTTCAACAGCTGGACGCGATGAAAAACGATTCCGGCCTGAAGCAGGAAATCGAGTTTGAACAAAAGCTCAAGGCTTTGCTGGACCAGTACGGCATGAGCCTGCGCCAAGTCATCACCATTCTCGACCCATCCAGAGGTGTGAGTGTGAGTGCTGCCTCCGCCTCCACTGGCGCTCAGCGCAAGCCGCGCGAGGTCAAGCGCTACGAGAATCCGCACAGTGGTGAGGTCGTTGAAACCAAGGGCGGTAACCACAAGATCCTCAAGCAGTGGAAGCAGGAACACGGCTCGGATACCGTCGAGAGCTGGCTGCAGTAA
- the mobH gene encoding MobH family relaxase yields MKRRWFKRKKGNAAEPTLAPSPEGYFLPLAPESLLCADHRKKLLERIWQYTALSEPQFEQLYLDPIRRYAAFVQQLPASESHHHAYSGGMLDHGLELVACSLKLRQSYLLPSGAAPEDQAAQADAWSAAIAYGALLHDIGKIAVDLQVEYQSGEVWHPWHGPLNQPYRFRYVTGRDYKLHGAAAGLLYTQILTPRQLDWLSNYPILWGHLLFLLANHYEHAGILGELVMQADRVSTAQNIGANPTKALQAPKHSLQHHLLTGLRHLVKNEFKLNQPGAVGWLTQDHLWLVSKTATDKLRAFLLAQAVDGIPSSNIALFDELQSHGLVDATPGGKAVWSATVTDDVWQQRFTFLRLQPSLIWANESRPDCFAGTVEPMMDGPLQTSEAKTVRPQTAEDEKQPVASPQSQDFDYLEDLMNMLQEPSELETGPSAGNLQSTAPPSKDAEGLDFLDWLRKGVLNHRLVVNDSNAKIHTVDGTFFLVTPGIFQRYAAEHPELAEADPQSDAWRRIQRHFEKLDAHLRKPNRQNIWTCKVRGPRKTSLLNGYLLREKAAISREPPTDNPFLTLIK; encoded by the coding sequence ATGAAACGCAGGTGGTTCAAACGTAAAAAAGGCAATGCTGCAGAGCCCACGCTCGCTCCATCGCCTGAGGGATATTTCCTTCCACTGGCCCCTGAATCCCTGCTCTGTGCCGACCACCGGAAAAAGCTGTTGGAGCGCATCTGGCAGTACACAGCGCTCTCCGAGCCTCAGTTTGAACAGCTCTACCTTGATCCGATCCGCCGTTACGCCGCCTTTGTACAGCAACTCCCCGCCAGCGAAAGCCACCACCATGCCTACTCGGGCGGCATGCTCGACCATGGACTAGAATTAGTGGCCTGCAGCCTGAAGCTGCGCCAGTCGTACCTGCTACCCAGCGGCGCTGCGCCAGAAGACCAGGCCGCGCAGGCCGATGCCTGGAGCGCGGCGATTGCCTATGGCGCCCTGCTCCACGACATTGGCAAGATTGCCGTCGACCTTCAAGTGGAGTATCAGAGTGGGGAGGTGTGGCACCCCTGGCACGGCCCTTTGAACCAGCCCTACCGCTTTCGCTACGTGACCGGTCGCGACTACAAACTTCACGGCGCCGCTGCCGGGCTGCTGTACACACAGATATTGACGCCCCGCCAGCTCGACTGGCTCAGCAACTATCCAATCCTGTGGGGCCACCTACTGTTTCTGCTGGCCAACCACTACGAGCACGCCGGCATCCTCGGGGAACTGGTGATGCAAGCTGACCGGGTCTCCACTGCGCAGAACATCGGCGCCAACCCCACCAAGGCCCTTCAGGCACCCAAACACTCGTTGCAGCATCACCTGCTCACGGGCCTGCGTCACCTGGTCAAAAACGAGTTCAAGCTCAACCAGCCCGGCGCGGTCGGCTGGCTTACCCAAGACCATCTGTGGCTGGTCAGCAAGACCGCCACCGACAAACTGCGCGCCTTTCTGTTAGCTCAGGCGGTGGATGGCATCCCTTCCTCCAATATCGCCCTGTTCGATGAGCTGCAATCACATGGGCTGGTGGATGCGACACCAGGAGGCAAAGCGGTATGGAGCGCCACCGTAACAGACGATGTCTGGCAACAGCGCTTTACCTTTCTCCGCCTGCAGCCAAGTCTTATTTGGGCCAATGAGTCGAGGCCGGACTGCTTTGCAGGCACGGTAGAACCGATGATGGACGGTCCACTACAGACCAGCGAAGCCAAGACAGTTAGGCCGCAAACTGCTGAAGATGAGAAGCAGCCGGTCGCCTCTCCCCAAAGTCAGGATTTCGACTATCTCGAGGATTTGATGAACATGTTGCAAGAACCGAGCGAGCTCGAAACTGGACCAAGCGCGGGAAACCTGCAATCCACCGCTCCGCCATCCAAGGATGCCGAGGGGCTGGACTTCCTCGATTGGCTGCGCAAAGGGGTTCTCAATCATCGTTTGGTGGTCAACGACAGCAATGCCAAGATCCACACCGTAGACGGCACATTTTTCCTGGTCACCCCGGGCATTTTCCAACGCTACGCTGCCGAACACCCCGAGTTAGCCGAAGCAGACCCTCAAAGCGACGCATGGCGACGAATCCAACGTCACTTTGAAAAGCTGGATGCTCATCTAAGAAAGCCCAATAGGCAGAATATTTGGACTTGCAAGGTTCGAGGTCCTCGCAAAACAAGCTTATTAAATGGCTACCTCCTGCGAGAGAAAGCAGCCATATCTCGAGAGCCACCAACGGACAACCCATTCCTCACATTGATTAAATAA
- a CDS encoding DUF3320 domain-containing protein, giving the protein MNDPGGFILGLEDFDCCLSCWRSGLIVHESGLLEARLAIHGSHVIPSEIKSLLKSGKLSTKAMPVGRFNELHQDYVCSCALRVARELLAILPDDLVIVTALDNVLNSSTGHVEELPILSVAFSRITLNSLNLDAIDPSDAMKNEEGPVLDSVLARRIARAHGWVRTGARIRDRVDQLAHAHFRAHEEEQLGTFFWPASLQSDSAVVFRRPGDDDSVRSLVEICLQELAALVG; this is encoded by the coding sequence TTGAACGATCCAGGCGGTTTCATTTTGGGGTTGGAAGACTTTGATTGTTGTTTGTCTTGCTGGCGATCAGGGCTGATCGTTCACGAGTCCGGTTTGCTTGAGGCACGTCTGGCGATCCATGGGTCTCATGTCATCCCGAGCGAGATCAAATCACTCCTGAAAAGTGGAAAGCTGTCGACTAAGGCTATGCCGGTTGGCCGATTCAACGAGCTGCACCAAGACTACGTTTGTAGCTGCGCTCTGCGGGTAGCTCGCGAGCTGTTGGCGATCCTGCCTGATGATCTGGTGATCGTAACGGCGCTCGATAATGTGCTCAACAGTTCAACTGGCCACGTGGAGGAATTACCGATCCTGAGTGTGGCGTTCTCCCGAATCACCTTGAACTCGCTCAATCTGGACGCCATCGATCCATCCGATGCCATGAAAAATGAAGAAGGCCCCGTATTGGACAGTGTCTTAGCTCGGCGTATTGCTCGAGCGCATGGCTGGGTGCGTACAGGAGCGCGGATCCGAGATCGTGTCGATCAGCTTGCGCATGCTCATTTCAGGGCACATGAGGAGGAACAACTGGGCACGTTCTTCTGGCCTGCCAGCCTCCAATCAGATTCGGCGGTCGTATTCCGTCGTCCTGGTGACGATGACTCTGTACGTAGCCTTGTAGAAATCTGCTTGCAGGAATTGGCCGCACTTGTGGGTTAA
- a CDS encoding OprD family outer membrane porin has product MSVVKGLLYPLPLLIGFACAPSALGAFLKDSKLNLNLRNFYINTDYREGHAGTSKAEEWGQGFRLLYESGYTDGKIGVGVDALGLLGVKLDSGKGRHQGSTTLTSDGDHAADQWSRFGATLKLKASKTDLRVGTLMPKLPVLVFTDTRPLPQTYQGGMVTLRELDDITLTAGKITQVTGVASADRTGMAVAGGRRQSNDFRFAGVDYRTRDNFLLQYYQAALEDYYSQQFLGVSHIWKVTEGRSLKSDLRYFRSRGIGANAAGEPGYQIAGYTPDHRGEIDNDTWSLAFTYAVGGHSFMLGYQSVSDDSDFVHLNQGSLSGDLGARGASTYLIAERLQSYFGRAGQDTQIAQYSYDFAAKGIPGLNVTVAHQDSEGIQSFAGSSLRERETDIILTYAVRSGPLRGLGLGLLYGELNSEVTPDQNQLRLMVSYNVELF; this is encoded by the coding sequence GTGAGCGTAGTTAAAGGTCTTTTGTATCCGTTGCCTCTCTTGATTGGTTTTGCTTGCGCGCCCTCTGCACTTGGTGCTTTTCTGAAAGATTCAAAGCTAAATCTTAATCTGCGTAACTTCTATATAAATACGGACTATCGAGAGGGACATGCCGGAACCTCGAAGGCCGAGGAGTGGGGACAGGGTTTTCGATTGTTGTATGAGTCCGGTTATACCGATGGAAAAATTGGAGTTGGTGTGGATGCTCTTGGCTTGTTGGGTGTGAAGCTGGATAGTGGGAAGGGTCGTCATCAGGGTAGTACCACACTTACTTCTGACGGTGACCATGCCGCTGACCAGTGGAGTCGATTTGGGGCGACGCTAAAACTTAAGGCATCAAAAACCGATCTGCGCGTTGGTACGTTGATGCCTAAGTTACCCGTTCTCGTGTTTACCGATACTCGACCTCTTCCACAGACCTACCAAGGGGGCATGGTGACTTTACGCGAGTTAGACGATATTACGCTAACGGCAGGTAAGATCACCCAAGTTACAGGAGTCGCTTCAGCTGATCGTACTGGTATGGCTGTTGCGGGAGGACGGCGACAGAGTAATGACTTCCGTTTCGCAGGGGTCGACTACCGAACACGGGACAATTTTTTGCTCCAGTATTATCAAGCCGCCCTAGAGGATTACTATAGCCAACAGTTTCTGGGTGTTTCCCATATTTGGAAAGTTACCGAAGGGCGAAGCTTGAAGAGTGATCTGCGTTACTTTCGTTCGCGTGGTATCGGAGCCAATGCTGCCGGTGAACCAGGCTATCAGATAGCGGGATATACTCCTGACCACCGTGGTGAGATCGATAACGATACTTGGAGCTTGGCGTTTACCTATGCTGTTGGCGGGCACAGTTTTATGCTGGGGTATCAGAGCGTATCGGATGACAGTGATTTTGTTCACCTTAATCAGGGCAGCCTGAGCGGTGACCTTGGAGCGAGAGGTGCAAGTACATACTTGATCGCCGAGCGGTTGCAGTCATATTTTGGTCGTGCTGGTCAAGACACACAGATCGCCCAGTATAGCTACGATTTTGCAGCGAAGGGTATCCCAGGCTTGAATGTGACTGTTGCTCACCAAGATTCAGAGGGTATTCAGAGTTTCGCTGGTAGCTCACTTCGTGAGCGAGAAACTGACATTATACTTACCTATGCAGTCCGAAGCGGGCCGTTACGGGGCTTAGGTCTGGGCTTGCTTTATGGAGAGCTGAATAGTGAAGTAACTCCAGATCAGAATCAGCTTCGGTTGATGGTGAGCTATAATGTCGAGTTGTTTTGA
- a CDS encoding SDR family NAD(P)-dependent oxidoreductase, with product MELNSDISAVVTGGASGLGAATARRLARYGVKVAIFDMNETVGLALANEIGGIYCNVDVTSDEQVDKAFTKARAAIGQERILVNCAGTADAVKTVSRDKKTGEIRPCTTDRFNRIIQINLLGTFRCITKSVAGMMTLAPLDDGDRGVIINTASAAAQDGQVGQASYAASKAAVVGMTLPIARDLMDEGIRVNTVMPGLFGTPLMQSLPDNVQQALAASVPFPKRLGEPDEFARTVEFLVNCGYMNAESLRVDGAIRMAPR from the coding sequence ATGGAACTGAATTCAGACATTTCTGCCGTTGTCACAGGAGGTGCTTCTGGTTTGGGGGCTGCCACAGCAAGGCGTTTGGCCAGGTATGGCGTGAAAGTCGCCATTTTCGATATGAACGAGACAGTAGGCTTGGCGCTGGCAAACGAAATCGGTGGCATTTACTGCAATGTAGATGTGACTTCTGACGAGCAAGTGGACAAGGCATTTACCAAAGCCCGTGCTGCTATCGGACAGGAACGCATTTTGGTTAACTGTGCGGGTACTGCCGATGCTGTTAAAACCGTTAGCCGAGACAAGAAGACTGGTGAAATTCGTCCATGCACTACAGATCGATTTAATCGCATCATTCAAATTAACCTGCTAGGCACTTTCCGTTGTATCACCAAATCGGTCGCCGGCATGATGACGCTTGCGCCGCTGGACGATGGCGACCGCGGTGTCATCATCAACACCGCTTCGGCGGCTGCACAGGACGGTCAAGTCGGCCAGGCCAGTTATGCTGCAAGCAAGGCGGCTGTTGTAGGCATGACTTTGCCGATCGCGCGTGACCTGATGGACGAAGGTATCCGAGTCAATACCGTTATGCCTGGGCTGTTTGGTACGCCACTGATGCAAAGTCTTCCTGACAACGTGCAACAGGCGCTCGCGGCATCTGTGCCATTTCCTAAGCGCTTGGGTGAGCCTGACGAATTCGCGAGGACCGTCGAGTTTCTCGTCAATTGTGGCTACATGAACGCCGAGTCTCTCCGCGTGGACGGCGCCATTCGCATGGCACCACGTTAA
- a CDS encoding enoyl-CoA hydratase/isomerase family protein: MNETIMSEVLVSREGATVILTINRTSAKNSLNSLVFEGLRAQFAQLRHDDTVRVVIVTGAEGMFCAGADITAFDAIRTESLLGDRTAAGGTFWSELGSFPKPVIAAVERFALGGGMELALACDIVIAGESAKFGVPEVKLGAIPGAGGTQRLIRTTGKSKAMALLLTGDFVDARTACDAGIVAQVTVDGEALSTARAMADRIALNSPLAVALAKNAALTSFETPLAQGLEHEKRNFFVALRSADNLEGQASFLSKRAPKFTGQ, translated from the coding sequence ATGAACGAGACCATCATGAGCGAAGTACTTGTCAGCCGTGAAGGTGCCACGGTTATTTTGACCATCAACCGCACAAGCGCAAAGAACAGTTTGAACAGCCTGGTATTTGAAGGCCTCCGTGCACAGTTTGCGCAACTGCGTCACGACGATACTGTGCGAGTAGTCATAGTCACCGGTGCCGAGGGCATGTTTTGCGCTGGAGCCGATATCACGGCGTTCGATGCAATTCGTACCGAATCGTTGTTGGGCGATCGAACTGCGGCGGGTGGCACATTCTGGTCGGAACTAGGCAGTTTCCCAAAACCCGTCATCGCAGCGGTGGAAAGGTTTGCGCTCGGCGGTGGTATGGAACTGGCATTGGCATGCGACATCGTGATCGCTGGCGAGTCAGCTAAGTTCGGTGTGCCGGAAGTCAAGCTGGGCGCCATCCCTGGTGCGGGAGGTACCCAACGCCTGATTCGCACCACAGGTAAATCAAAAGCTATGGCCTTGCTGCTGACTGGCGATTTTGTCGATGCTCGTACGGCGTGTGATGCCGGAATCGTAGCTCAAGTGACAGTGGATGGAGAGGCGTTGTCCACTGCGCGAGCTATGGCCGATCGAATCGCTCTCAACTCGCCGTTGGCTGTGGCTCTCGCAAAAAATGCGGCCTTGACCAGCTTCGAAACACCGCTGGCGCAAGGTTTGGAACATGAGAAACGCAATTTCTTCGTCGCTTTGCGTTCAGCCGACAACCTAGAAGGGCAAGCGTCATTTTTGAGCAAGCGCGCTCCCAAGTTCACTGGCCAGTAA
- a CDS encoding thiolase family protein, protein MNNLEPVIVGAVRTPVGKRGGRLHKWHPVDLLAETLRQLVEQSGIDPLDLDDVIVGCVLQWDQQHGNLGRHAVLAAGLPESVPAVTVDRQCGSGQQAVSFAVHGIQAGAYKLVIGAGVESMSQAPMPPSFKPGAPLGLQYSPRELARYQSTPLTPQGVSSELMNKRFGLTRETLDAFAVRSHQRAHQAAQAGNFSAQLVRLTEDPSDPNSALISVDEGVRPDTSLEKIAKLKPVFADNGGTTAANASQLSDGASALMIASRGYAEQHGLRPRARFVSTAVAAADPVIQFTAVLDSTRKALEEAGLGLDDIDLFEVNEAFGGVPLMFQQEFGIPDDRLNVNGGSIAIGHPLGSTGARMLTDLLCELERRGGRYALQTICEASGTANTTIIERLE, encoded by the coding sequence ATGAATAACCTTGAACCCGTCATCGTAGGTGCGGTCCGCACCCCCGTGGGTAAACGCGGGGGGCGCTTGCATAAATGGCATCCCGTGGACCTATTGGCCGAAACGCTGCGCCAGTTGGTGGAACAATCTGGTATTGACCCATTAGACCTAGACGATGTGATCGTTGGGTGTGTACTTCAATGGGATCAGCAGCACGGCAACTTAGGTCGTCATGCCGTGTTGGCTGCAGGGTTGCCCGAATCTGTTCCTGCGGTGACGGTCGACCGGCAATGCGGGTCTGGCCAGCAAGCGGTGAGTTTTGCAGTGCATGGCATCCAGGCAGGCGCTTACAAATTGGTTATCGGTGCGGGGGTGGAGTCGATGTCGCAAGCTCCCATGCCTCCGTCGTTTAAGCCCGGAGCGCCGCTTGGATTGCAATATAGCCCGCGCGAGCTAGCACGTTACCAGAGTACCCCACTGACTCCGCAAGGCGTGTCATCAGAATTGATGAACAAGCGTTTTGGCCTCACACGCGAGACTCTGGATGCGTTCGCCGTACGCAGTCATCAGCGTGCCCACCAAGCCGCACAAGCCGGCAACTTTAGTGCCCAATTGGTCCGGCTCACCGAGGATCCAAGTGATCCGAATAGCGCGCTGATCAGCGTCGACGAAGGTGTGCGCCCGGATACCAGCCTAGAGAAGATAGCCAAGCTCAAGCCGGTGTTTGCCGATAACGGAGGTACCACAGCGGCCAACGCATCGCAACTTAGCGACGGAGCCTCCGCGCTTATGATTGCCAGTCGCGGCTATGCCGAGCAACACGGGCTGAGGCCGCGAGCGCGCTTCGTTAGTACCGCTGTGGCCGCAGCAGATCCTGTAATCCAGTTCACTGCTGTTCTTGACTCGACTCGTAAGGCCTTAGAGGAAGCTGGGCTGGGTCTCGACGACATCGATCTGTTTGAAGTCAACGAAGCCTTCGGTGGAGTGCCTCTTATGTTCCAGCAGGAATTTGGTATCCCGGACGATCGGCTCAATGTCAACGGCGGTTCGATAGCGATCGGCCACCCGCTGGGTTCCACCGGTGCCCGCATGCTTACTGACTTGCTGTGCGAACTCGAACGCCGAGGCGGACGCTATGCCCTGCAAACTATCTGTGAAGCGTCGGGCACGGCCAATACCACCATCATCGAGCGACTGGAATGA
- a CDS encoding long-chain-fatty-acid--CoA ligase translates to MDTARRTQPLRGCPSTMGDTRQLNTTTLIRHAVRTHPEQEIVYRTQDGGWARYTYADCYVRICRSANALRALGVRVGDRVGILDWNSRRHFELYWAIPGLGAVMLQMNLRLGNEDLGYVVGHSNVSYVCVDESLLPVAESIAAHSPQIKGWIVMTDKPLAQLKTSLTPLLHYEDLLAASDNTVDWPEIEESSAYSACYTTGTTGRPKGVYYSHRGIYLHSTAMATNLGITLDDCTMLITPMFHGQCWGLPQAAVLVANKIVLPGRYAAEDTRPLVDAMIAEGVTVANGAPAIFQPMLQYIETLPVKPDFNRMRMLSGASEPPLSMMIGFHELTGAEVVHAYGATETTTLVSLNRLKPILKKHLTLDAQWNLKRKQGLVVTGVEIRILGEEGQDLPHDGKSAGEICLRGPWITTSYHNTPDSTDRFLEGGWWRSGDVGTIDENGYLKLSDRIKDVIKSGGEWISSIDMENLLMGHPAVCDAAVVGIPHTKWQERPLAMVVLRPRHNVTTEQLQEHLSSAFAKWQLPDQILFVEAIPKTSVGKIDKKRIRAEQADRYAQ, encoded by the coding sequence ATGGATACTGCCCGGCGCACCCAGCCCCTTCGCGGCTGCCCCTCCACCATGGGCGATACGCGTCAGCTCAACACTACGACACTGATCCGGCACGCCGTTCGCACTCACCCTGAGCAAGAGATTGTTTACCGTACACAAGATGGAGGCTGGGCTCGTTACACATATGCCGACTGCTATGTGCGGATCTGCCGCAGCGCCAATGCCCTTCGCGCGCTTGGCGTCAGGGTAGGTGATCGGGTGGGTATCTTGGACTGGAACAGCCGACGGCATTTCGAGCTCTACTGGGCGATTCCTGGTCTGGGCGCGGTGATGCTGCAAATGAACTTGCGACTGGGCAACGAGGATCTGGGGTACGTGGTCGGCCACAGCAACGTGTCCTACGTTTGTGTGGACGAATCACTGTTGCCAGTGGCCGAGTCAATCGCTGCACATTCTCCTCAGATCAAGGGCTGGATCGTCATGACTGACAAGCCGTTAGCCCAGCTTAAGACTTCCCTGACGCCGCTGTTGCATTACGAGGATCTCCTGGCAGCCTCCGATAATACGGTTGACTGGCCCGAAATCGAGGAAAGTTCAGCCTACAGTGCCTGCTACACCACCGGAACAACGGGCAGACCTAAAGGTGTGTATTACTCGCACCGTGGCATCTACCTGCATTCCACGGCCATGGCCACCAATCTTGGCATTACGCTAGACGACTGTACCATGCTCATTACGCCCATGTTTCACGGGCAGTGTTGGGGCTTGCCGCAAGCTGCGGTACTGGTGGCCAACAAGATCGTGTTACCAGGCCGTTACGCCGCCGAGGACACTAGGCCATTGGTGGACGCGATGATTGCTGAAGGCGTAACAGTCGCCAACGGTGCACCGGCCATCTTCCAACCCATGCTGCAGTACATCGAGACTTTGCCGGTCAAGCCAGACTTTAACCGCATGCGCATGCTTTCCGGTGCCAGCGAGCCGCCGCTGTCGATGATGATAGGGTTCCACGAACTCACTGGAGCTGAGGTGGTGCATGCCTATGGCGCCACCGAAACCACGACGCTGGTATCTCTCAACCGCCTCAAGCCCATCCTGAAGAAGCACTTGACGCTGGACGCGCAGTGGAACCTTAAGCGCAAACAGGGCCTGGTCGTTACTGGTGTAGAAATCCGCATCCTAGGCGAGGAAGGCCAGGACCTACCGCATGATGGAAAGTCAGCAGGCGAAATTTGTCTACGTGGCCCCTGGATCACGACGAGCTACCACAACACGCCTGACTCCACTGATCGCTTCTTAGAGGGTGGCTGGTGGCGCTCAGGAGATGTCGGAACGATCGACGAAAACGGTTACCTCAAGCTCTCCGACCGTATCAAGGATGTGATCAAGAGCGGCGGTGAGTGGATCTCCTCCATCGACATGGAAAACCTGCTCATGGGCCACCCGGCCGTGTGCGACGCCGCAGTTGTCGGAATTCCTCATACAAAGTGGCAGGAACGGCCGCTGGCCATGGTGGTATTGAGGCCCCGGCATAACGTGACCACAGAACAACTGCAAGAACACCTCAGCAGTGCCTTCGCCAAATGGCAGTTGCCAGACCAGATCTTGTTCGTCGAGGCCATCCCCAAGACCAGTGTCGGCAAGATTGACAAAAAACGTATACGAGCTGAACAGGCAGATCGCTACGCCCAGTAG